In the Streptomyces sp. cg36 genome, one interval contains:
- a CDS encoding MerR family transcriptional regulator: MPPSAEYRIEDLAHASGATVRTIRAYQDRGLLPRPERRGRSNVYGDTHLARLRQIADLLDRGYTLASIKELLEAWDAGRGLGGVLGLVAEVSGPWTDEEAARISRDDLDATFGGEPDEEAVADAVELGILERIPGNDREFLVPSPQELAVAAELYAAGVPLDAISGHLRELRGQVEHIAARFLDFTTEHVFARYLGHRPPTDAEAAEAAGLVRRLRPLAQQTVDAELARAMRLFATRHLQRHLGTSAAGASEDPEPRPVALPADTVRAVQELVGAEHVAAFISAAAEREVQTRTLDALSSRPLSTE; encoded by the coding sequence CTGCCTCCTTCCGCCGAGTACCGCATCGAGGATCTCGCCCATGCGAGCGGCGCCACGGTCCGTACGATCCGGGCCTACCAGGACCGGGGGCTGCTGCCCCGGCCCGAACGCCGCGGCCGGTCCAACGTCTACGGCGACACCCATCTGGCCCGGCTGCGCCAGATCGCCGATCTGCTCGACCGCGGCTACACCCTGGCCTCCATCAAGGAGCTCCTCGAAGCCTGGGACGCGGGCCGCGGCCTGGGCGGGGTGCTCGGCCTGGTCGCCGAGGTCAGCGGCCCCTGGACCGACGAGGAGGCCGCCCGGATCTCCCGGGACGATCTCGACGCCACCTTCGGCGGCGAGCCCGACGAGGAGGCCGTGGCCGACGCCGTCGAACTGGGCATCCTGGAGCGCATCCCCGGCAATGACCGCGAGTTCCTCGTCCCCAGCCCCCAGGAGCTCGCGGTGGCCGCCGAGCTCTACGCGGCCGGTGTCCCCCTGGACGCGATCTCCGGCCATCTGCGCGAACTGCGCGGCCAGGTGGAGCACATCGCGGCCCGTTTCCTGGACTTCACCACCGAGCACGTCTTCGCCCGCTATCTGGGCCACCGTCCGCCGACCGACGCGGAGGCCGCCGAGGCAGCCGGTCTGGTGCGCCGACTGCGGCCCCTGGCCCAGCAGACGGTGGACGCCGAACTCGCCCGTGCGATGCGCCTGTTCGCCACCCGGCACCTCCAGCGCCATCTGGGCACTTCGGCAGCCGGCGCCTCGGAGGACCCCGAGCCCCGACCGGTCGCCCTTCCCGCGGACACGGTCCGGGCGGTCCAGGAGCTGGTCGGCGCCGAGCATGTCGCCGCGTTCATCTCGGCAGCCGCCGAACGGGAGGTCCAGACCCGTACGTTGGACGCCCTCTCGAGCCGTCCGTTGTCCACAGAATAG
- a CDS encoding RNA 2'-phosphotransferase encodes MAEPPDDHGAVDDRRTVKVSKYLSKHLRHQPERIGITLDANGWVEIDTLLRAAAEHRFRITRAELDHVVAVNDKRRFAVEGGRIRASQGHTVEVDLDLPAAEPPAYLYHGTVPRALDAIRAEGLRPMARHHVHLSADRETAARVGARRGRPVVLSVDAAAMRRDGHVFRLSANGVWLTDSVPPRHLRFPG; translated from the coding sequence ATGGCCGAACCACCGGACGACCACGGCGCCGTCGATGACCGACGCACCGTCAAGGTATCCAAATACCTGTCGAAGCATCTGCGCCACCAGCCGGAACGCATCGGGATCACCCTGGACGCGAACGGCTGGGTGGAGATCGACACCCTGCTGAGGGCGGCGGCCGAACACCGCTTCCGGATCACCCGCGCCGAGCTCGACCACGTCGTCGCGGTCAACGACAAGCGCCGCTTCGCGGTCGAGGGCGGCCGGATCCGGGCCAGCCAGGGGCACACCGTCGAGGTCGACCTGGACCTTCCGGCCGCCGAACCTCCCGCGTACCTCTACCACGGCACCGTGCCCCGCGCCCTGGACGCGATCCGGGCCGAGGGCCTGCGCCCCATGGCCCGCCACCATGTGCACCTCTCGGCCGACCGGGAGACGGCGGCCCGGGTGGGCGCCCGGCGCGGACGGCCCGTCGTTCTGAGCGTGGACGCGGCGGCGATGCGCCGCGACGGCCATGTCTTCCGGCTCAGCGCCAACGGCGTGTGGCTCACCGACTCCGTACCACCGCGCCACCTGCGGTTTCCCGGCTGA
- the cydD gene encoding thiol reductant ABC exporter subunit CydD codes for MKPIDPRLLRYARATRRFLVAVVALGLVGAGLVVAQAMLIAEVVVGAFQHDLDAAGLRTPLLLLGAVALGRGLVSWLTELAAHRASAAVKSELRGRLLERAAQLGPEWLSGQRTGSLVALATRGVDALDDYFARYLPQLGLAVVVPVAVLARIVTEDWVSAATIVVTLPLIPLFMALIGWATQAQTDRQWRLLSRLSGHFLDVVAGLPTLKVFGRAKAQAESIRTITSDYRRATLKTLRIAFLSSFALELLATLSVALVAVGIGMRLVHGDMDLYTGLVILVLAPEAYLPLRQVGAQYHAAAEGLSAAEEIFEVLETPLPAGGTGTVPAGPVRIEIEGVTVRHSGRTEPSLANASLVVEPGETVALTGPSGVGKSTLLGAVLGFVAPDEGRVRISGTDLATLSPQQWRERIAWVPQRPQLFAGTIAENVRLARPDADDAAVRAALRDAGALEFVAALPDGLDAELGEGGAGLSAGQRQRLALARAFLADRPVLLLDEPTAALDGETEAGIVDAVRRLAADRTVLLVVHRPALLAVADRVVELRPGAGAQAGAPVREEGLRTAPSAPREDRPLAPAADPVPDASAAAVPTNVLARVRGAAGGLRGRLTLALLLGALALGSAVGLMAVSGWLISRASEQPPVLYLMVAVTATRAFGIGRAVFRYAERLVSHDAVLRMLAELRVAVYRRLERIAPAGLGGTRRGDLLSRLVADVDELQDYWLRWALPAAVAVLVSVAGAGFTAWLLPEAGAVLAAGLLLAGVAVPMVSGACARRAERQLAPARGLLATRVTDLLTGTAELTVAGALGRRTREVRDADAALTGIASRGAAATALGGGLSALVCGLTVAAAALVGVAAVGAGRLDGVQLAVVVLVPLAAFEAVSGLPLAVQTRQRVRRSAERVYEVLDAPVPVREPQEPAVAPTSPFPLEVRGLGARYDGQARDALSDFALTLTPGRRVAVVGPSGSGKTTLAQVLLRFLDPGSGTYRIGGTDVMELAGDDVRHLVGLCAQDAHIFDSSLRENLRLARTGAGEDEMREALAAARLLDWVDGLPEGLDTLVGEHGARLSGGQRQRLALARALLADFPVLVLDEPAEHLDLATADALTADLLRATEGRTTVLITHRLRGLEAVDEVVVLDRGRSVQRGAYDDLALVEGQFRRMLERERDSDLLQVARTA; via the coding sequence GTGAAACCGATCGATCCGCGACTGCTCCGCTACGCCCGGGCCACCCGTCGCTTCCTGGTGGCCGTCGTCGCCCTCGGCCTCGTCGGCGCCGGTCTGGTCGTCGCCCAGGCGATGCTGATCGCCGAAGTGGTGGTGGGGGCGTTCCAGCACGATCTGGACGCGGCCGGGCTGCGCACACCGCTGCTGCTGCTCGGAGCGGTCGCGCTCGGCCGGGGGCTGGTGTCGTGGCTGACCGAGCTCGCCGCACACCGGGCGAGCGCGGCGGTCAAGTCGGAGCTGCGCGGTCGCTTGCTGGAGCGGGCGGCCCAACTGGGGCCGGAGTGGCTGAGCGGTCAGCGGACCGGGTCGCTGGTGGCGCTGGCCACCCGAGGAGTGGACGCGCTCGACGACTACTTCGCGCGCTATCTGCCGCAGCTGGGGCTCGCGGTGGTGGTGCCGGTGGCGGTACTGGCCAGGATCGTCACCGAGGACTGGGTGTCGGCGGCGACCATCGTCGTCACCCTGCCACTGATCCCGCTGTTCATGGCCCTCATCGGCTGGGCCACCCAGGCCCAGACGGACCGCCAGTGGCGGCTGCTCTCCCGGCTGTCGGGACACTTCCTGGACGTGGTCGCCGGACTGCCGACGCTCAAGGTGTTCGGCCGGGCCAAGGCCCAGGCCGAGTCGATCCGGACCATCACCTCCGACTACCGCCGGGCCACGCTCAAGACCCTGCGGATCGCGTTCCTCTCCTCGTTCGCGCTGGAGCTCCTCGCCACGCTCTCGGTGGCCCTGGTCGCCGTCGGGATCGGCATGCGCCTGGTCCACGGCGACATGGACCTCTACACGGGCCTGGTGATCCTGGTCCTCGCCCCCGAGGCGTATCTGCCCCTGCGACAGGTCGGCGCGCAGTACCACGCGGCGGCGGAGGGCCTGTCGGCCGCCGAGGAGATCTTCGAGGTCCTGGAGACTCCCCTGCCGGCGGGCGGTACGGGAACGGTTCCCGCCGGTCCCGTCCGCATCGAGATCGAAGGCGTGACGGTACGTCACAGTGGGCGCACCGAGCCCTCGCTGGCGAACGCCTCGCTGGTGGTGGAGCCGGGCGAGACGGTGGCCCTGACCGGGCCGAGCGGCGTCGGAAAGTCGACGCTCCTGGGTGCCGTACTCGGGTTCGTGGCGCCGGACGAGGGCCGGGTGCGGATCTCCGGCACCGATCTGGCGACGCTCTCGCCGCAGCAGTGGCGGGAGCGGATCGCGTGGGTGCCCCAGCGGCCACAGCTGTTCGCCGGGACGATCGCGGAGAACGTCCGGCTGGCACGGCCCGACGCGGACGACGCAGCGGTACGGGCGGCCCTGCGGGACGCCGGGGCGCTGGAGTTCGTGGCCGCACTGCCCGACGGCCTCGACGCCGAGCTCGGCGAGGGCGGCGCCGGGCTCTCGGCCGGGCAGCGCCAACGGCTGGCACTGGCCCGCGCGTTCCTCGCGGACCGGCCGGTCCTGCTGCTCGACGAGCCGACGGCCGCACTCGACGGGGAGACCGAGGCGGGCATCGTCGACGCGGTACGGAGGCTGGCGGCGGACCGCACCGTCCTGCTGGTCGTCCACCGCCCCGCCCTGCTCGCCGTCGCCGACCGGGTGGTGGAACTGCGGCCCGGAGCCGGAGCACAGGCAGGAGCCCCGGTACGGGAAGAGGGCTTGCGTACGGCCCCCTCGGCTCCACGTGAGGACCGGCCCCTCGCACCGGCGGCGGACCCCGTCCCGGACGCGTCCGCGGCGGCCGTGCCGACGAACGTGCTCGCACGGGTACGCGGCGCCGCGGGCGGTCTGCGCGGGCGCCTCACCCTCGCTCTGCTGCTGGGGGCACTGGCGCTCGGTTCGGCCGTGGGGCTGATGGCCGTCTCCGGCTGGCTCATCTCCCGGGCCTCCGAGCAGCCGCCCGTGCTGTATCTGATGGTGGCGGTGACGGCGACCCGGGCGTTCGGCATCGGGCGGGCCGTGTTCCGCTATGCCGAGCGGCTGGTGTCCCACGACGCGGTGCTGCGGATGCTCGCCGAGCTGCGGGTGGCCGTCTACCGCAGGCTGGAGCGGATCGCACCGGCCGGTCTCGGCGGCACCCGGCGCGGCGATCTGCTGTCCCGGCTGGTCGCCGACGTGGACGAGCTCCAGGACTACTGGCTGCGCTGGGCACTGCCCGCGGCCGTGGCCGTGCTGGTCTCGGTGGCCGGTGCCGGGTTCACCGCCTGGCTGCTGCCGGAGGCCGGGGCGGTGCTCGCGGCCGGGCTGCTGCTCGCCGGAGTGGCGGTGCCGATGGTCAGCGGGGCGTGCGCCCGCCGGGCCGAGCGCCAGCTGGCGCCCGCACGCGGCCTCCTGGCCACCAGGGTGACCGATCTGCTCACCGGGACCGCCGAGTTGACCGTGGCGGGCGCGCTCGGGCGCCGCACCCGCGAGGTGCGGGACGCCGATGCGGCGCTGACGGGGATCGCCTCCCGGGGCGCCGCCGCCACCGCGCTCGGCGGTGGGCTCTCCGCGCTGGTCTGCGGGCTGACCGTGGCGGCAGCCGCTCTGGTCGGGGTGGCGGCGGTCGGCGCGGGACGGCTCGACGGGGTACAGCTCGCGGTCGTCGTCCTGGTCCCCCTCGCCGCCTTCGAGGCCGTCAGCGGCCTGCCCCTCGCCGTGCAGACGCGGCAGCGGGTCAGGCGCAGCGCGGAGCGGGTCTACGAGGTGCTGGACGCCCCCGTGCCGGTCCGGGAGCCGCAGGAGCCGGCCGTCGCTCCCACGAGCCCGTTCCCGCTGGAGGTACGGGGTCTGGGCGCGCGGTACGACGGGCAGGCGCGGGACGCGTTGAGCGACTTCGCCCTGACGCTGACCCCGGGCCGCCGGGTGGCCGTGGTCGGGCCCTCCGGGTCCGGCAAGACGACCCTCGCCCAGGTGCTGCTGCGCTTCCTGGATCCGGGCTCGGGCACGTACCGGATCGGAGGCACGGACGTCATGGAGCTGGCGGGCGACGACGTACGCCACTTGGTGGGGCTCTGCGCCCAGGACGCCCACATCTTCGACAGCTCGCTGCGGGAGAACCTGCGGCTGGCCCGCACCGGAGCCGGTGAGGACGAGATGCGCGAGGCACTCGCGGCGGCCCGGCTGCTCGACTGGGTGGACGGGCTGCCCGAGGGCTTGGACACGCTCGTCGGCGAGCACGGGGCCCGGCTGTCGGGCGGCCAGCGCCAGCGGCTGGCGCTGGCCAGGGCGCTGCTCGCCGACTTCCCCGTCCTTGTCCTCGACGAGCCGGCGGAGCATCTGGACCTGGCGACCGCCGACGCGCTGACGGCCGATCTGCTGCGGGCGACCGAAGGCCGGACGACCGTACTGATCACCCATCGCCTGCGCGGTCTGGAAGCGGTGGACGAGGTCGTCGTCCTGGACCGTGGCCGGTCCGTGCAGCGCGGGGCGTACGACGATCTGGCGCTGGTCGAGGGCCAGTTCCGGCGGATGCTGGAGCGTGAGCGGGACAGCGATCTGCTGCAGGTGGCCCGTACCGCTTGA
- a CDS encoding GAF domain-containing sensor histidine kinase, with amino-acid sequence MSVPDPKDPQGIQDHDAIEAATRATRSLQGLSTELTARVPQLLEAMRSVGTGLELHSTLDRICQTAAELADARYAAIGVVDELGSGLSDFVTYGITEEEAAAIGRRPDGHRGLLGWLIHHPEPLRLAEIATDPRSAGMPANHPPMRAFLGVPIRVQGEGFGNLYLTEKNGGGEFNDYDLHMVRVLATEAGIAIGNARLYEAARQRERWIDGSVAVTTALLSGGDADDALEVVAEQARHLAGSAAGIVLLPAEEGGLEIVAVSSDDPGAALGVVIPPESPVVATLLDGEAVFVDDAATDDRMITKLAERYGPSMMLPLHSGGRVLGALATPRARGGRPFTETERTLATQFASQAALALMMAEAQRDRERLAVYEDRDRIARDLHDLVIQRLFATGMMLEGAQRKSVVPEVQRGVGKAVDELDVTIQEIRTAIFALQQGPAEAPSGLRTRVLREINMAAVPLGFKPAHRFVGPVDALVGELTGKNLIAALREALSNAFRHSGASRIEVVVDATVHLPDGEAGVRLTVADDGVGIPEGGRRSGLRNLRRRAEALGGSSTHGPGLGEDGRGTTVVWEAPL; translated from the coding sequence ATGTCAGTGCCGGATCCGAAGGACCCCCAGGGCATCCAGGACCACGACGCGATCGAAGCGGCGACCCGGGCCACCCGCAGCCTCCAGGGGCTGTCCACCGAGCTCACCGCGCGCGTGCCGCAGCTCCTGGAGGCGATGCGTTCCGTCGGTACCGGTCTGGAACTGCACTCCACGCTCGACCGCATCTGCCAGACGGCGGCCGAACTGGCGGACGCCCGCTATGCCGCGATCGGCGTGGTCGACGAGCTGGGCAGTGGCCTTTCCGACTTCGTCACGTACGGGATCACGGAGGAGGAGGCCGCCGCGATCGGCCGCCGTCCGGACGGCCACCGGGGGCTGCTCGGCTGGCTGATCCACCATCCCGAGCCGCTGCGGCTCGCGGAGATCGCCACCGACCCCCGCTCGGCGGGCATGCCCGCGAACCATCCGCCGATGCGGGCCTTCCTCGGCGTACCCATCCGGGTGCAGGGCGAGGGGTTCGGCAATCTGTATCTGACGGAGAAGAACGGCGGGGGCGAGTTCAACGACTACGACCTCCACATGGTGCGGGTGCTGGCCACCGAGGCGGGCATCGCCATCGGCAACGCCCGGCTGTACGAGGCGGCGCGCCAGCGCGAGCGGTGGATCGACGGCTCGGTCGCCGTCACCACGGCGCTGCTCTCCGGCGGCGACGCCGACGACGCGCTGGAAGTCGTCGCCGAACAGGCCCGCCATCTGGCCGGCTCCGCCGCCGGAATCGTGCTGCTGCCCGCCGAGGAGGGGGGCCTGGAGATCGTCGCCGTCTCCTCCGACGACCCCGGGGCGGCGCTGGGCGTGGTGATCCCGCCGGAGAGCCCGGTCGTGGCGACCCTGCTCGACGGCGAGGCGGTCTTCGTGGACGACGCCGCCACCGACGACCGCATGATCACCAAGCTCGCCGAGCGGTACGGGCCGAGCATGATGCTCCCGCTGCACAGCGGTGGCCGGGTGCTGGGCGCGCTCGCCACCCCGAGGGCGCGGGGCGGGCGCCCGTTCACCGAGACGGAGCGGACCCTGGCCACCCAGTTCGCCTCGCAGGCCGCGCTCGCGCTGATGATGGCCGAGGCGCAGCGGGACCGGGAGCGGCTCGCGGTGTACGAGGACCGCGACCGGATCGCGCGCGACCTCCATGACCTGGTCATCCAGCGGCTCTTCGCCACCGGGATGATGCTGGAGGGCGCCCAGCGCAAGTCGGTCGTGCCGGAGGTGCAGCGCGGGGTCGGCAAGGCGGTCGACGAGCTGGACGTGACCATCCAGGAGATCCGCACCGCGATCTTCGCGCTCCAGCAGGGACCGGCGGAGGCGCCGTCCGGGCTGCGCACCCGGGTGCTGCGGGAGATCAACATGGCGGCCGTGCCGCTCGGCTTCAAGCCCGCGCACCGCTTCGTCGGCCCGGTGGACGCGCTGGTCGGGGAGCTGACCGGCAAGAACCTGATCGCAGCCCTGCGCGAGGCGCTCTCCAACGCGTTCCGGCACTCCGGTGCCTCCCGGATCGAGGTCGTGGTGGACGCGACCGTCCACCTTCCTGATGGAGAGGCGGGCGTACGGCTCACGGTCGCCGACGACGGGGTGGGCATCCCGGAGGGCGGCCGGCGCAGTGGTCTGCGCAATCTGCGGCGCCGGGCCGAGGCGCTGGGCGGATCGAGCACCCACGGCCCCGGCCTTGGTGAGGACGGCCGGGGAACGACGGTGGTCTGGGAGGCCCCGCTGTAG
- a CDS encoding LLM class flavin-dependent oxidoreductase, protein MRLSTVILPVRRWHDGGRDEWLRAEELGFHTAYTYDHLSWRSFRDGPWFGAVPTLTAAAAATSRMRLGTLVTSPNFRHPVTLAKDLITLDDVSDGRITLGIGAGGNGFDATALGQEAWTPRERADRFAEFVGLLDRLLTEPSVTSEGAFYSANEARNLPGCVQRPRVPFAVAATGPRGLKLAARHGQAWVTTGDPKLFESGTPDQSVEAIRGQLKKLGEACDDLGRDADELDKILLTGFTPEPGRVLESVDSFVDFAGRHFELGITEIVLHAPIPDSDFAADPKVFERIATEGLAQLR, encoded by the coding sequence ATGCGTCTGAGCACTGTGATTCTTCCGGTACGCCGCTGGCACGACGGCGGTCGCGACGAGTGGCTGCGCGCCGAGGAACTGGGCTTCCACACCGCGTACACCTACGACCACCTGTCCTGGCGGAGCTTCCGGGACGGGCCGTGGTTCGGCGCGGTGCCGACGCTGACCGCCGCTGCCGCCGCCACCTCGCGGATGCGGCTCGGCACCCTGGTCACGTCGCCGAACTTCCGGCATCCGGTGACCCTCGCCAAGGACCTGATCACGCTCGACGACGTGTCGGACGGCCGGATCACCCTGGGCATCGGCGCGGGCGGCAACGGCTTCGACGCCACCGCGCTGGGCCAGGAGGCATGGACGCCGCGCGAGCGGGCCGATCGCTTCGCCGAGTTCGTCGGCCTGCTCGACCGGCTGCTCACCGAACCGTCGGTGACCAGCGAGGGCGCCTTCTACTCGGCCAACGAGGCGCGTAACCTCCCGGGCTGCGTGCAGCGTCCCCGGGTGCCGTTCGCGGTGGCGGCGACCGGCCCGCGCGGGCTGAAGCTCGCGGCGCGGCACGGCCAGGCATGGGTCACGACGGGCGACCCGAAGCTCTTCGAGTCGGGCACGCCCGACCAGTCGGTCGAGGCGATCCGCGGCCAGCTCAAGAAGCTGGGCGAGGCGTGCGACGACCTCGGCCGCGACGCGGACGAGCTCGACAAGATCCTCCTCACCGGCTTCACCCCGGAGCCCGGACGGGTGCTGGAGTCGGTGGACTCCTTCGTGGACTTCGCGGGCCGCCACTTCGAGCTCGGCATCACGGAGATCGTGCTGCACGCGCCGATCCCCGACTCGGACTTCGCCGCCGACCCGAAGGTGTTCGAGCGCATCGCCACGGAGGGCCTGGCGCAGCTGCGCTGA
- a CDS encoding Cof-type HAD-IIB family hydrolase → MTSANDSPFTERPASAAPRLIATDLDGTLLRDDKSVSERTVAALAAAEKAGIEVFFVTGRPARWMDVVSDHVHGHGLAICGNGAAVVDLHGGPGEHRFVKVRPLERAAAREVVDILRDAAPGTSFAIERTGGIHHELAYPPMFMDAATSIAPAEKLLADTSDSATEPILKVLAHHPDLPPDDFLALARTAVGARAEITRSSPTALLEISGPGVSKASTLEECCAERGIAPAEVVAFGDMPNDIEMLTWAGHSYAMGNAHPDVLAAASGHTVANNEDGVAVVIERILDSR, encoded by the coding sequence GTGACCTCAGCCAACGATTCCCCCTTCACCGAGCGCCCCGCGTCCGCCGCCCCCCGGCTCATCGCCACCGACCTGGACGGCACGCTGCTGCGCGACGACAAGTCCGTCTCGGAGCGGACGGTCGCGGCACTCGCCGCCGCCGAGAAGGCGGGCATCGAGGTCTTCTTCGTCACTGGCCGCCCAGCCCGCTGGATGGACGTCGTCAGCGACCACGTGCACGGTCACGGCCTGGCCATCTGCGGCAACGGCGCGGCCGTCGTCGATCTGCACGGCGGCCCCGGCGAGCACCGGTTCGTCAAGGTCCGTCCGCTGGAGCGCGCCGCCGCCCGGGAGGTCGTGGACATCCTGCGCGACGCCGCACCGGGCACCTCCTTCGCCATCGAGCGGACCGGCGGAATACACCACGAACTCGCCTATCCACCGATGTTCATGGACGCCGCCACCAGCATCGCGCCCGCCGAGAAGCTGCTGGCCGACACCTCGGACAGCGCCACCGAGCCCATCCTGAAGGTGCTCGCCCACCACCCCGACCTGCCGCCCGACGACTTCCTCGCCCTGGCGCGCACGGCCGTGGGAGCGCGCGCCGAGATCACCCGCTCCAGCCCGACCGCCCTGCTGGAGATCAGTGGTCCCGGCGTCTCCAAGGCGTCCACGCTGGAGGAGTGCTGCGCCGAGCGCGGCATCGCACCCGCCGAGGTCGTCGCCTTCGGGGACATGCCCAATGACATCGAGATGCTGACCTGGGCCGGTCACTCGTACGCCATGGGCAACGCCCATCCGGACGTACTGGCCGCCGCCTCCGGCCACACGGTCGCCAACAACGAGGACGGCGTGGCGGTCGTCATCGAGCGCATCCTCGACTCCCGCTGA
- a CDS encoding PadR family transcriptional regulator translates to MSLRHAVLGLLADKPASGYDLMKLFETSLSHVWSATQSQVYGELGKLADSGMVEVASEGPRGRKEYAITEQGRGELHHWLTQTEPSRARRSDSLLRVFFLGTLTRLEARTYLLTEAERSAHQLAGLEQAEASIEWDDAPLSVHGRLALEYGKRLSAMHEEWARWAAEQLKP, encoded by the coding sequence ATGAGCCTCCGTCACGCGGTCCTGGGCCTGCTGGCCGACAAGCCGGCCAGCGGCTACGACCTGATGAAACTCTTCGAGACCTCCCTCTCCCACGTGTGGTCGGCCACCCAGAGCCAGGTCTACGGCGAGCTGGGCAAGCTCGCCGACTCCGGCATGGTCGAGGTCGCCTCCGAGGGGCCGCGCGGCCGCAAGGAGTACGCCATCACCGAGCAGGGCCGCGGCGAACTGCACCACTGGCTCACCCAGACCGAGCCGTCCCGGGCCCGCCGGAGCGACTCGCTGCTCCGGGTCTTCTTCCTCGGCACCCTCACCCGGCTCGAGGCGCGCACATATCTGCTCACCGAGGCCGAGCGCTCGGCGCACCAGCTCGCCGGGCTGGAGCAGGCGGAAGCCTCGATCGAATGGGACGACGCCCCGCTGTCGGTCCATGGCCGACTGGCCCTGGAGTACGGCAAGCGGCTCAGCGCGATGCACGAGGAGTGGGCCCGCTGGGCCGCCGAGCAGCTCAAACCGTGA
- a CDS encoding peptidoglycan DD-metalloendopeptidase family protein, whose translation MRLGHRYRALASVLCALWALAAPSTAARGADGPDVPSTSAAVARLYLAAARATTAYEQGSYAAQAQREKAERLERLLVDGRHDLARLHDDMGRVARAQYRTGGNIAYTAQLLLARDPEELMRGQRLAWQADMAVTRLYGKARRAEVRLVAAESRARAAWRDLSDRRDRLEAVKRSVAARLEEARWELQGEADRSVAAGQCRGAVRLEEPPGSRPAGAWTTPVETYRLSAGFDSAGERWAQLHTGQDFAVDIGTPVRAVGAGRVVSVSCGGGFGIEIVIGHPGGYYSQYAHLAAVAVDQGERVGTGQLIGQTGTTGNSTGPHLHFEIRLTPDLGSAVDPVRWLGEHGVALHSTAAEPEPDAP comes from the coding sequence ATGCGCCTAGGACACAGGTACAGGGCCCTCGCGTCGGTCCTGTGCGCCCTGTGGGCCCTCGCGGCGCCCTCCACGGCCGCCCGGGGCGCCGACGGCCCCGATGTGCCCTCCACGAGCGCCGCGGTGGCCCGGCTGTACCTGGCCGCGGCCAGGGCGACCACCGCGTACGAGCAGGGCAGCTACGCGGCCCAGGCGCAGCGGGAGAAGGCCGAGCGGCTGGAGCGGCTGCTCGTCGACGGGCGGCACGATCTGGCCCGGCTCCACGACGACATGGGGCGGGTGGCCCGCGCCCAGTACCGGACCGGCGGGAACATCGCGTACACCGCGCAACTGCTGCTGGCCCGCGACCCCGAGGAGCTGATGCGAGGTCAGCGGCTGGCCTGGCAGGCGGACATGGCGGTGACCCGGCTGTACGGGAAGGCCCGCCGGGCCGAGGTGCGGCTGGTGGCGGCGGAGAGCCGGGCCCGGGCCGCCTGGCGCGACCTCTCGGACCGCCGGGACCGGCTGGAGGCCGTCAAGCGGTCCGTCGCGGCTCGCCTGGAGGAGGCGCGCTGGGAGCTCCAGGGCGAGGCGGACCGCAGTGTCGCCGCCGGGCAGTGCCGGGGCGCGGTCCGGCTGGAGGAGCCGCCGGGATCGCGCCCCGCCGGAGCGTGGACCACGCCGGTGGAGACGTACCGCCTGTCGGCGGGCTTCGACAGCGCGGGCGAGCGCTGGGCGCAGCTCCACACCGGCCAGGACTTCGCCGTGGACATCGGCACGCCGGTCCGGGCGGTCGGCGCGGGCCGGGTCGTCTCGGTCTCGTGCGGCGGCGGCTTCGGCATCGAGATCGTGATCGGCCATCCCGGCGGCTACTACTCGCAGTACGCGCATCTGGCCGCCGTCGCGGTCGACCAGGGGGAACGCGTCGGCACGGGCCAGTTGATCGGCCAGACGGGCACCACCGGCAACTCCACCGGCCCGCACCTCCACTTCGAGATCAGGCTCACGCCCGACCTGGGCTCGGCGGTGGACCCGGTGCGATGGCTGGGCGAGCACGGGGTGGCGCTCCACAGCACGGCCGCCGAGCCGGAGCCGGACGCGCCCTGA